ACGATGACGGCGGCTGCGTGCCAACGGGCTGACTAGCTTGCACTTGGGAAGGATTAGATTTTTGGTGCATATAAACCGGAGGCTAGAGGTCTGCAGACATCAAGAAATAGCTGAAAAATTGATGATATGCTCTAAACAATTTTATAAAAATTGGCCTCATCATAGCACAGCCATTTAAGGCTTTCAGGGCCGATATCAAAGCAACAATCAACAGTCTCCCCCGTCACTTTTTTTGAAAAATTAAGGAGGAAATATCGCCAAGAGTCCTTTACATCAGCTATTCTTGATGCTCTTAGGAGGATGTAGACAGAGATTTCGAGATATGTCTGATAATATGGGCATCATTCGTCCCTTACTCAAAAATCTGAAAGGCAACTCCGCTGCATCCTAGTGCGACTGCCCCACTACCACTCTGTACTACATAGACTATATAAGGATAGGTTTGAAAGATGGAACAACAGCCTGAAACCCAAGTAGAAACTGGCGCAGCTCCGTTCAATAACGAAGCACCCGGTCCCATGACCACTCCCCAAGCTGAGCAACCTTGGCAAGAAGCAGTTAAACCCATCACGGATTTTCTGTCTGAATTGCCAGAAATTCTCGGAGCATTTTTCGCTGATTATAAACAACCCCTGACCACTGTTGGTTTAATTGTCGCGGCTCTAATCACCGTAAAACTGACCTTTGCCCTAATCGGTGCCATTAACGATATCCCCTTGCTCGCGCCCTCCTTCGAACTGATTGGGATTTCCTACACAGCTTGGTTTGTTTATCGCTATCTGCTCAAAGCCTCCAACCGTGAGGAGCTCTTGGCCGAATTCGATTCTCTCAAGTCCCAAGTGCTGGGCAAAAAATAGACATAGATTTTTAGATTTCAACTAAAAACTCCTCGGTACTGGTCATCGAGGAGTTTTTAATGTCTTAAATTCAACCAATTATTCAAAAATTGCTTCCCGAAGATCAATGACCAATTCCATTTTTTCTAAAACAAGAGAACGTAAATCTTGGGTTAAGGGCGCAATAGATTCATCACCAAACCATTTTTCAAACGTTGTAACAGCTGGCTCTTGCCCTTCTAAATAATGTTGAATAAAGCGAAATAAAGTGTAGTTTGTAATATCGGCAAGACCAGAATTATTTTCTGGGAGCATACAGGCGATACCTTCCTTAGAAAAATATTCAGCTGCCTGAAATTCCAGGATACGATTATTTTCTTGTAACCAATTATCGATCAAAATACCATCGGCAGCAAAAGCATCAACAGCTCCCCTTTGTAAAAGGTTATATCCGTCATAATGGTGATCAACAACCACTAGTTTGGCTTCGGGATGAGCTTGACGAATGGCAACTTCATTGGTCGTTCCGGCGAGCACTGCAATTTTTCGTCCTGCTAAGCTTTCTGCATTTTGTAGGGGACTATTTCTAGGGAGTAGGAGGCGAGTGCCTGTCTGGGCATAGGTCAGGGAAAAATCAATGACTTTTTCTCGCTCCCAGGTATAGCTACTCGCATCACAAATAATATCGACAGCACCCGTAAGAATTTTCGGAATTCGTTCATCGGTGCTCACAGAAACTAATTCTAATTGGATGGGACGTTCTAGTTCTTGTTCTAGTTGGGCTCGGATCAGATGGAGCATTTCAACAGAGTAGCCTTGGAACTGACCATTTTCGTCTAAAAAAGAAAAAGGGGCGGCATCTTGATTGGTTCCGGCTCGCAAGATTCCTGTTCGTTGAATTCTATCGATCGCTAATTCTGCGGCGACATTATTGGGGTAACTGAGTAGCCCCAAGAAACTGAAGGCGATCGCCCCAACAGATTTTATTAAAATATTTTTCATAAAGATTTTTTTTGACCAGCTTTAGAGGGTCTATAGCGCGGCAAGATGTGTGATTATTATGGCATCCTCTGTCTGAATATTTAAGGGAGCTAGTGCAAAGATAATTCCCTTTAGAAGACCCCAAATCGTCACCAATTCAGACCAGTAATAAGACACCACAAGGTGAATTTTTTTTCTGCAAGTTCAAAAATGATCTCCCCAGCATGACAGATCCTCTGCCCGAAACTAAGTAAATCGGGGTTGCCCATCTCAGACAACTGCTTTGGGTTATATTTCCTGGTGGGGTTTTATAGGGTTCTGCAATAAGCGGATGATCGGACTCGAACCGACGACATTCAGCTTGGGAAGCTGACGTTCTACCACTGAACTACACCCGCGTAGTTAGGAGTATCAGTATATCCTGAAGCTTTTCCTGGTAGCAAGCTTTTTACGGTGGCTTCTCGAATGGCTTGGGTTTGGCCGAAGATACTGAACATCATGGCTTCGCGGTAGAGTCTCTGGGCGGGACTGGTCAGCAGATTCCCACTACCCCCTGTCCAACTGAGGGCAATCTGAGCAAAGGTTTGGGCGGTTTGAATTGCTGCAATGCGGAGCTGTAATTTGTCTTGGTAGCGATCACTTCCGGTTTCCCCAAGGGCGGCAAACAATTGCCGCTGTAGGTTTTGCCAATGTTCTTTTAGGGGTGCCAATTCAGGAAATTCCCTCGTCTGGAGGTAATTCAGGCAACCTTGGGCACAACCGAGGGCAAAAAAGCCATGGTGGAGAATCTGTTGGCGATCGCCTTGGTGAATTGTCTCGGGGGACTGAATCACGAGGACATCAGCGGGAGACATAAGCCAGTTTTCGAGGCGGACAGTGGTCGTTTGGCTGACTTCCATGGCCGCAAGGGGGAGGGGATCGCTACAGCTAATTGTGCCACCCGTTGGCCCCTGGCATGTTCGAAGAGGAATGAGGCCATAGAGTGCCGCTCCGTCGGGTAAAGTCGCGCCGGCGATCGCCCGCTGAAAAAAACCATAGCCTGTCACCCAGGGAATTGTCCCTGTTAGGGAATAGCCCTCCCCCTTTGGTTCTGCCCGTAGCATTGGCTTCCCTCGCCGCCGCAGGTGGGAAAATCCGACGCCGATGCGCACTTTTCCCGCGGCCATATCTGGTAATAAAGCTTGCTGTGCCGGGTTGCCAAAGCGAGCCAGTCGATTGGCTGCGCTCTGGTGCTGGGTCTGTAAAAAGGCCAAACTGCCCGACACCGCCGCTATCTCTACTGTAGCTTGGTAATATTCTGCGGTTGTCAAGCCGCCTCCCCCTAAATTCTGGGGAACTTGCAGGGCTAATAGATGGCGATCGCCTAACCCCTGAAACGCTTTTTCAAGGGCAGTTGAATCTTGATCGAGTATTTCTGCCTTGATCGCAACTTGCAACCGCAAATATTGTGTTAACCGCTCCCAAATCGCAGATGCCATCAATGCAATCCTGAACTTTACTTTTTAAAACTGCCGCCGACTGAAAATAAAGATGGCGATCGCCTGGAGCAAAACCACGTAGGCCAGACCATAGATCGCGCTAAGTAAGAGAGTTTGAGCATCGGGGACAACACCGTAAACCACCTCATTGCGAAAATTAAGTCGCGACAGGTCCGGCAAGATTTTATAAAGATTTTCGGTGATAAACTGCACCCCAGAATTATCACTGAGTTCCCCTAGCCGCACTAAGTCAGTGCTGAAATTTCCCATTAGATAAATCCCAAAGGAAAATAAAGTTGCCAATAGAGAACTCGTAAAAACCCCAAAGGCGATCGCCACGGCGATAATCACCATCAACTCCAGGAATAGGTAGCCCAAGGAAACCAAAATTGGCCCCGTTGTCAGGGTGGTGTTCTGCCAGAGTAGCGGCATGATGCTTTGGGACCAGCTCAAGAGGGCGAAATAAATAATCCCCATGGCTACCAGCATCACCGCCACCACCGCCGAAAGGCCCAGATGCTTACCGACGATCAACTCCGCCCGACTAATGGGCTTGGGGATCAGCACAAGAATTGTTCGCTTTTCGATTTCCTTGTTCACCAGGCCCGTGCCCACAAAAATCGCCACCAGTACGCTGAGCATACCGATCATCCCCAGGCCGAAGTCGATGACAACCTTTGCCCCGGCCGTTGCTGCCACATCTGGCAAAATCCGCACCGCTAAGGCAAAGATGAGGCCATAGAATCCTAGAAAATACAAAATGCGATCGCGAATTACTTCCCGAAAACAGTTACTGGCGATCGCCCAAATGCGCTTAAGGTTCATGGCGTTTTTTCTCAGGATCAAGCATCAAAAAACAGCATATCAAGATTTTTCCCTTTCCCAGTAAAAACCCCTCAATCAAGGGGCAAAGCTAGATTGTTAACGATTTGATAAAAAGACAGCATCTTCCCACTGTCATAGGTGAGAATGCCAAAATATTCCTGTTCCCTACCGCTAAAGACTGAGCCTCTCCCCATGAGTCATCCCCATGCTGCCCAACTCCAAGTCCTCATGGCCCAAGCCAATGTGAGCGACGTGATCCAACTGGCAGCCTATTCTCAAGTTTCAGCGCGACAAATTTACCGGCTCCAAGCAGGATTGATCCATAGTGTTCCCGTAGAATCAGTGGTGCAGTTGGCCCAATATTTTGACCGCTCAGTAGATGAATTTCTGGCCTTATTTCTCGCCACTGGCATTCACCCAATCCCCTTTACCGCGAAAACAACCAGTAGCGCGGCGGTTGATCCGGCAGAACTCGAAGCCCTCCAAACCGAAGGCGATCGCCTTCGACAACAGCTCGAAACCCAAGCTGTCAACCACGCCGAAGAAATCGAACAACTGCAAAGTCATCTCCAGCAGCAAGCCCAGCAATTTCAGGACAAAATCGACCATCTGCAACGGCAATTAGAAAACCAGGCCACCACCCATGCCGAAGAAATCAAACTATTAAAAACAGAATATGATCGCCTCGAAGGTCAATTAGACGAACAGCTCACCCAGGCCGAACAACAGTGGCAACAGGAAGCCCTCGATACCCTCGAAGCTTGGCTCCTGCAGTGGTCGGCGGCGGCGAAAGCGGCCCAGGACAATCCCCAATTTCCGGCGCGGACGATTGTTTCCTTAACCCAACCCTTCGATCAATTGCTCGAAAGCTGGGATGTTTCCCCCATCGGGGAAGTGAGCGATATTGTTGAGTATGATCCCCAACTGCATCAACTGGTCAAAGACCATGGGGATGTGGCCCCAGGAGATCTCGTAATGGTTCAAAATGTTGGTTACCGCCAGGGCGATCGCCTACTGCATCGCGCCAAGGTTATCCACCAGGAAGAACCCAAAGGGACAGAAAACTAGGGATCTAGATCTATACGGAAGTGGGCGCTTGCTTTTGCAAATTGTCCACATAGTCCCGGAAGCGGTGCAAATCTGCCTGGATAGTGGATTCGACCACCCGACCGAGGAACAGATTGTCCATCACCTGCCCGAGAATACCGGGGATATCATAGGCAATGCTCAGGCGGACAATGGTGCTGCTGTGGCGGTCATAAAAACGGATTGCACCCCGATTGGGGAGGCCATCGATCGATTCCCACTGGATGATCTGGTGGTTGACCACCTTGACGATACGCGACAGCCAAGTGAATTCAAACGTGCCACTGGCAAGCTTCCACTTGGATAGGTCTGGATCATCCTTGAGAATTTCTACTGAATCAATCCACTTCATCCACTGGGGCATTTGCTCGAGATCAGACCAGAGTCCCCACACGAGGTCGATGGGGGCGTCAACTTCTACCTGTACGCTGTGCTCTAGCCAACCTGACATAAAACTTCATAAAACCAAACGTCCCCCTCACTGTAACAGAATTACCCAGGGAAGTGGTATGGCTGTTTGAGGGGGCGATCGCCTTTAATCTTCAGGTAATTTGTACTGGCTCACAATTTTTTTGGCAAATGCTGGTACATGGGCGTCAAGTTTCTCAGGATAGTTGCGCCGGGTGTAGAGGTAGTTCCGCGTAAAGTGAGAATCAATGGAGAATTTTGCGTACTCTAAACCCTTCGGACCAATTTTTTCGATCACCACCCCCATCAGTTTTGCTGCCCACATGGGTAGGGTGACCCCCTTGTCATAGGCAGGGATGCTATTTTGCACCGCCGCTCGGCGATCGCCTTTGGAGTCGACAGGTTGAGTTTCAATCTGATCGGCGATTAGGTCGAACATTGCCTGGCCCGTTTCATTGCGCACCACCAGCCATTGCCAACCGAAGGGGGCGCCCATGTAACCCACCACGAGATCTGCCAAACCGTTTGTATAGTCAAAGCAGCTCATACAGGAGGGGGCAAATACATCTTTCAACTGGTTGGTTTTCAGGCCAAAAAACGGTACGGTTTCCGTCGAACCATCCTCATGTTTGAAGTGCACCTTAAAGTCCTGCATGAACTCGTAGTAAACAACTGTTTCAGGCGATCGACTGGTGGTATCAAGGAATTTTTGTAAGCCGGCGCGGGTGACATTGTCCACACAGGGCAAACCCAAAACATAGAGCTTTTCGAGGCCCAGTTTATCCTGCACGGCACGCAATGCCTGGATCTGGCACCCGACACCAATCACCAATAATTTCTTAAAATCGCCCTGTTCAATCTGTTCCAAGATTGTCAAATTTGGCGAGAGGGTCGGCTTGTTGACCCGAGCCGCGAGGATTTCTGCTGGGGTAGTGGCAATAATTGGCATCGGCTGGAAGCGATCTTCAGGGGAATTTTGCACACAAACCACCCCTTCCACGAGCTTTTCTTCAAGCATCTTGCAGGCCAGGGAACTGACAATCCCTGTCCACTGCGCCCCTTCGATGGGTTCTGTTTTGCGGGCGGCCACCATTTTTTGATGTACCCCAAAGTACATTTCCTGCTCTTGGTCTAGATCTCGCTGGCGGCCATGGACTCGGGTTTCGAGCTGATCAAACTGCTGATTGAGAAAGGCACAAGCCTCTTTGACATAGTGGATAAAGTGGGTGTCACAGAGACCGCAGTCACTACAGAGATCTTTCGCCGGGCGGACATTTCCCCGGGGTAGACCTTTTGCTTTTTTGTGGGCAGGAATTTGGGCAGTCATGGGCGGCAGCATTGATCAAAAAACAGTATTTGTCAGCGTAATGGAAACGATCGCCGCAAAGGGAACTTTTGTGACGAACTGTAACGCGATCACCGTCAGAAGCAGGGTATTTTTCAAAGGTGCCGATGGTTATGGCGACATTTGGTTGTTGAGCCAGAGGGAGCCGCCCATACCTAAGGCTCGCTGGGATGGGAAAACATCCTGGGAAAATTTCAGAAGTGCCCGTTGGCCTACTGCTGTTTCAAAAACGGTAGATATCACAATATCCGGCCTATGGGTTTGACAAAAATCATTAAGCTGGGATGGAAATCCGGCGATCGCCAGTTTGATCACAAAGACGCCGCGCCATCCTTGGGCATAGGAATTTTTTAGGGAAGCGAGCTGGGCGACCGACTCATCGAGGGCAATTTCGGTCTGAAATTCTGCATTGAGTCGCAACAAATCAGAAAAGTGCCCAGGGGCTAAGGGCTGCTCAATAAATTCTAGTTTTCTTCGGGTTTCTCCCCAATCTAGCCAATATTTAGCCTGTTCTAGGGTTAGACCACCATTGGCATCAAGACGGAGATAACCATCGGCGGGTAAGGTGTCCAGAATGTGCTGACAGAGGGCGATTTCCGTTGTGGGATCATCGAGGGCAATTTTGAGCTTAAAGGTACGAAATCCTTTTTTCAGTAGGCGTTCTAGGTTGTGGTACAAGTCGGGCGATCGCTTAACTAGCTGACAAAATTTTTGGGGGGGTAGGGGCGCTAAATTTTCGGGGTCAGCAAGATACAAACTGGCACTCTCAAAGCCAAATTGACAGGCAGGCAAGGCATCGGGAATGGCCGCGATTTGCGTAGTAGTGATTTTTCCCTCAAGAGACGTACAAAAGACGATCGCCTCCTTGAGGGTTTCGGTGCCAAACCAAGGCAGAGGCGCAATTTCTCCCTGGGTGATCCGTCCCGCCTCGTCCCGGAGCGATAGAATAATGCCCTCCCGTACCGCCCAAAGACCGTGGTGGGTTTGGATGGGCGTTTTAAAAGGGCGACGGTAGGCAGCAAAGCGAAACCGATAATCCACCACCTAAGCTACCCGTTGCAGAGTCGCCAGATTTTCCAGGAATGCGAGGGGCCGACTCATATTCGCGGCGAACCCCAGAATATTGCGGTCGAGGTGCTGATATTGCAGCGTGCCATCAGGATTAAATAAAAAAGTAGCCCCCCGTTGGGTCATGTACTGGGCGTCAGGCACATAGGTAGACCAATTGCCGAGAACTTCCGCCATGTTCCGCAGGCGCAGAGTGGCTAATTCTAAAGGCCGCTGAAACCCCTTACCCCCAGCCGCCGCAAAAAATTCTCCTTTCAGGGCTGGTAGGGGGGCCGCCTTGATTACTTCATCATCGGCAAACAGTTGGGGGGCTTTTTTGTCGCCCGTATAACCCCGCAAAACTTCCCGCAGCGTACCCGGACTACCGATGCCTGCACACATCAGCATCAAATTGACCCAGGCATTTTGGCCCGCCTTGAGGCCTGGAATTTTCCAGTTTAAGCCGCGATAGAGGCCCAGTTCTTGGTGGAGAGTCGCGCTCGGATCAACAAATAATTTTTCTGGAGGGAAGCCCGTATAGTCACAAAATTTTTGACCGGAGCGGCGATCGCCAATTGCAATGGCGACATAATCTATCCCACGACAGAGATCTGTCTCTTTTTGGAGCCACCAAGCATATTCGAGGCTATCAAAATCGCCAAGTTGAGATAGGATGAGCACCATTAGGGGACGCGTTAAGATTGATGGCACAAGGGAACTTTGCTGACCATCACTCACCCGCTGACGTTCTGCGTTTTGAAAAAATTGAAGGTAATCCACGGCGTTTTTGGGAAAGATAAAAACTAAAGAAGAATTGCGACGCTTCGCTTGGTTCTTTCTCTGCCAGGATAAACAGATTTGTCTTTAAAATGCCACAGTGCCCATTGCCCTATGGTTGTTGCCCACTACAATATCGCGGTTTTATCGACGGACGCCGGGGTTTCCCCTCGTCTGCAAAGTCTTTTGTCCGAAGCCCAGTGGGAGGAATGCCGCCTCACTTGGGTCGATTTGCGGGCTGCCCCTGATCTGCAACAACTGGGCGGCTATGATCTTTACATTAGCGACGGGCCTTTACTGTACCTCGTTGAAAATGTGGATTTTGTGGCGCGATCGCCTTGGCTCTGGCTCACCACCACCGAAGTCCTACGCCAAGAAATTCTTCCTTTGGGGGTTGTGGATTGCTTACTCTGGTCTGAGCTGACAGCAGGCCTCCTGGGTCATGTTCTCCGCATTGCCCTACGCACGAAACAAAAAGCTTGTCCGAGCCCCCTGGCGATCGCCAACTGGAATGACACCCGTGATAATCGCCTTGAAACGTTGATTCGCAACGTTCCGGGGACAGTATATCGCTGCCTGAAAACGCCCCAGTGGCACGGTACTTATTTTAGTGATGCCATCGAAACCTTGACGGGTTTCCCGGCAGCAAACTTTTTGCCCGGGGGCGATCGCCATTTTGTCAGCCTCATCCACCCCGCAGACCGGGAGTTTGTCTCCCAGGCCATTGACCACAAGCTCCAAGAAAAAAAGCCCTTTGCACTAGAATATCGCCTCAAACATCGGGATGGCAGCATTAAATGGGTTGATGAACGGGGTCAGGGTGTTTTCGACGATCAGGGCAATCTCCTCTGGTTGGATGGAGTCATTGTCGATATTTCTGAAAAAAAGGCGATCGCCCTTGAGCTCAATCAGCAAACTATTCAATACTATGAAAAAACCCCGGCAATGCTCCATTCCATGGATCCAACGGGGACCATCATTGCCGTTAGTGACCGGTGGCTAGAAGTTTTGGGCTATGAACGTGAAGTCGTCATTGGTCGTAACTTTTTCGATTTTCTCCCGACCATTTCTCGCCAAGCCGCAACCCAAATTCTCCTGCCCACTCTGTTGGATCAAGGTTATGTGGAAGGGAGCAGTTATCAGGTCGTTAAACAAGATGGCAGCCTTGTTGATGTGGAGTTATCGGCGACCCGAGAGCGCACGGATCACCAACAGCGTATTTTGATGGTGTTGACCGATGTCACTGAGCGTAATCAACTGGCTCAGCAGGTGCAACAATACCAAGCTCACCTCGAAGACCTCATTGAACAACGTACCCAAGCCCTGGCCGCTAGCGAAGCTCGCCTCGCCAAAGCCCAGGCGATCGCCCACATTGGCGTTTGGGAGTGGGATATCCAAGCAAACCAAACCTACTGGTCCCCAGAGGCTTTTCGAATCTATGGGTTCGAACCAGGAGAAATTCAGCCCAATGCGGAACACTTTTTCGCCTGTGTCCATCCCGATGATCGCCATCAAATCCAAGACAAGATCAGTCGCCTCTTGGCGGGCGAGACGATCCCCTATGCCGAGTACCGCATCATTACCCCAGCGGGGGAAATGCGCTATCTCAAAGACTTTCACGAAGTCAAATATAACGCCCAAGGGGAAGCGATTAGTATTGGCGGAGCCGTCCAGGACATTACCGAAATCAAAACCACCCTCAATGCCCTAGCTGCCAGCCGCACCCGTTTAGCAAAGGCCCAGGCGATCGCCCATGTGGGGAATTGGGAATGGAATCTCATCGACAATGAACTAATTTGGTCCGATGAGTTTTATCGCATCTTTGACCTCGAACCCCAGAGCATCACGCCCAATTTTGAGCGCTTCATCGCCATGGTGCACCCCGATGACCATAACCGCATCGAAGCAGCCATCCATGAGCTCAAGGCAGGCGATCGCGTGTATGCATTTGAATACCGGATCATCACCGCCCAGGGCCGCGAAAAAATTGTTCTCGAACATGTGGATCCCCTAACCAACAGCGAAGGCATCGTTACCTGTTTTTCCGGTACGCTCCAGGACATCACCACCTTCAAAAAAACCATGAATGCCCTCCAGGAAAGTGAAACCCGCTTCCGGGAAATGGTCGAGCACATCGACGAAGCATTTTGGGTGAATTCCCCAGACCCAAGGGAAGTGATCTATGTCAGCCCGAACTACGCCAAGATTTGGGGGCGCAGTTGCCAGAGTCTCCTCGACGATGGCACATCTTGGCTTGAGGCCCTACACCCCGACCACCATGAACAGATCCAACGGGCGATGGTCAAAATGCAGCAACAAGGGGAGGATTTCCACGAAGAGTACCGGGTGATCCGCCCCGACGGTGACACCCGCTGGGTTTATGCGCGATCTTTTCAAATCCATGACGAAACCACTGGCCAACTGCTGCGCCATGTGGGAGTGATGACCGATATCACTGAACGCAAAGAAGCAGAGCTCAAACTCCAAGCCCAGGAAGCACGCTTGCGGACGATTTTTGATCAAGCGGCCCTGGGGATTATGCAGATTGATCGCACGGAGCACTTCTCTTTGGTCAATCAGGCTTTTTGTCAGATCTGTGGCTACACCGAAGCGGAGTTGCAGCACCTCACCTGGCGCGAACTCACCCACCCTGAGGATATTTATATCTGTGACGAGGCCCTGGTTAAGCTCAACCGCCGCGAAGCTGCCAGTGTCATTTTAGAAAAACGCTACCGCCACCGCCAGGGCCATGATATTTGGGCCAAAGTGATCTGTTCTTATATCTATGATGACCAGGGGCAAGCAGAATATCTATTGACCATCGTTGAAGATATTTCGGAATACAAACAGGCGGCGATCGCCTTGGCTGAAAGCCAAACCCGCTACCAAGAAATGGTAGAAGGAATTCCGGCGATTATTTACCAATATTCTCTCCAGCAGGGGGGCATTTTTTACTCTTCCCAGCTGGAAAATATCCTGGGCTATGACGTAGATTTTCTGAAGGCCCACCCATCTCTCTGGAACCAGTCGATCCACCCAGAAGACCAAGAAAAAGTAAATGAGGTCTTCCGCCACCTCTGTCCCGGAAAAAACTTCAGCCTCGAATATCGAATCCTAGATGCCAAGGGAGACTGGCGTTGGCTCTATGATTGTTCTTTTAGTATTCGACAAATTGATAGCGATTGGCTTATTGACGGCTTTGTCCTCGATATTACAGAGCGCAAGCACTTCGATGAAACCCTCCGCCACCGTCTCAAACTAGAAACCCTGTTGGCAGATATTTCTCACTTGATGGTGGTAGAAGACAATTTAGATTTTGAGGCGGTATTGACCCTATTGGGAGATACCTTAGCGGCCGATCGCATGTCGGTGATGCTCAGTCAACCAAACACCCATACAGTTAAGCGCTTGGTTGCCTGGACTGCGGACCCCAGTTTACGTT
The nucleotide sequence above comes from [Synechococcus] sp. NIES-970. Encoded proteins:
- a CDS encoding PAS domain S-box protein; protein product: MVVAHYNIAVLSTDAGVSPRLQSLLSEAQWEECRLTWVDLRAAPDLQQLGGYDLYISDGPLLYLVENVDFVARSPWLWLTTTEVLRQEILPLGVVDCLLWSELTAGLLGHVLRIALRTKQKACPSPLAIANWNDTRDNRLETLIRNVPGTVYRCLKTPQWHGTYFSDAIETLTGFPAANFLPGGDRHFVSLIHPADREFVSQAIDHKLQEKKPFALEYRLKHRDGSIKWVDERGQGVFDDQGNLLWLDGVIVDISEKKAIALELNQQTIQYYEKTPAMLHSMDPTGTIIAVSDRWLEVLGYEREVVIGRNFFDFLPTISRQAATQILLPTLLDQGYVEGSSYQVVKQDGSLVDVELSATRERTDHQQRILMVLTDVTERNQLAQQVQQYQAHLEDLIEQRTQALAASEARLAKAQAIAHIGVWEWDIQANQTYWSPEAFRIYGFEPGEIQPNAEHFFACVHPDDRHQIQDKISRLLAGETIPYAEYRIITPAGEMRYLKDFHEVKYNAQGEAISIGGAVQDITEIKTTLNALAASRTRLAKAQAIAHVGNWEWNLIDNELIWSDEFYRIFDLEPQSITPNFERFIAMVHPDDHNRIEAAIHELKAGDRVYAFEYRIITAQGREKIVLEHVDPLTNSEGIVTCFSGTLQDITTFKKTMNALQESETRFREMVEHIDEAFWVNSPDPREVIYVSPNYAKIWGRSCQSLLDDGTSWLEALHPDHHEQIQRAMVKMQQQGEDFHEEYRVIRPDGDTRWVYARSFQIHDETTGQLLRHVGVMTDITERKEAELKLQAQEARLRTIFDQAALGIMQIDRTEHFSLVNQAFCQICGYTEAELQHLTWRELTHPEDIYICDEALVKLNRREAASVILEKRYRHRQGHDIWAKVICSYIYDDQGQAEYLLTIVEDISEYKQAAIALAESQTRYQEMVEGIPAIIYQYSLQQGGIFYSSQLENILGYDVDFLKAHPSLWNQSIHPEDQEKVNEVFRHLCPGKNFSLEYRILDAKGDWRWLYDCSFSIRQIDSDWLIDGFVLDITERKHFDETLRHRLKLETLLADISHLMVVEDNLDFEAVLTLLGDTLAADRMSVMLSQPNTHTVKRLVAWTADPSLRLDDSFTTIDLDPYPWWLDHWQHQRIILLNREIPLPEAASLEQQFLDALGVKAVLWVPIQDQAGKPWGYIECSSTALDHRLWSKEDADILAIAGNLIYNYHHRQQANQQLEIAKELAEAANHAKNQFLTSMSHELRTPLNAVLGFTQIMERSPNLRPEHREYLGIIHRSGKHLLALLNDILNLAKFEKGTLQLNKNLFNLHDLLDDLAQMHALEVQHKSIHIDVSWDEQVPRYINADQPKLHSVLLHLFNNALKFTDTGWVRLVVQTVSQMPLRLRFSVTDTGIGIAEADFTKLFDNFVKLEAGDRLGQGSGLGLALSQKFVNLMGSEIVVSSQPGIGSCFSFELTCDTPTNLRQFTLYPPQAADEPTINLTPDVFKNFSAEWLAAFHQAALAARAQQLKTLIAQLPPEAAAIAKALTALVQKFAFDTLATLSQERTPSDRLQPKGDLNN